A region of Culicoides brevitarsis isolate CSIRO-B50_1 chromosome 1, AGI_CSIRO_Cbre_v1, whole genome shotgun sequence DNA encodes the following proteins:
- the LOC134837104 gene encoding chymotrypsin-C-like: MKRILVVFASILLLQNVTSMGGGGGNRNPQFQPAPNFGPNFYQPGFGQPGPGFGPQAAPNRGGQAVSNRGGNQGPPGNQGNKGGNKGNQGQKVTFFPCGNRLLREERIVGGPPGRGKTWNGFINVKNANRRPPLTITLIFDFPTTLTVDPYDGQVDRKSKGAYWRINVKPEVHIVHFTVKGRGHEPLPSVTSMRFKGIEKCMAPVHWEENADVKEMVAPPPPSPDWDSDPDLPDEPIIQPVITTTTPRPKPASECGVRQISKQAYVTNGYASVPGDWPWHAAMYHKQSRTLSYKCGGTLISNKHVLTAAHCLYSSGSPIIPERVIIQLGKYNLEFNDVNTVEYQVYEIKIHDKYSNFDFNDDIGLLKLAQEVEFTNYIQPACLWKPEKSDLATVVNRPGYVCGWGLAEDDELSDILTEATMPVVDFFACLESNRDFFGPVLSQFNYCAGYKNGTSVCNGDSGGGMFFSEGGVWHIRGIVSFSAIREDRNVCNPLEYVIFTDVAKYLPWIQENM, from the exons atgaagagaattttagttgtttttgcGTCGATTTTGCTTTTGCAAAATGTTACTTCCAtgggcggcggcggcggcaaTAGAAATCCACAATTTCAACCTGCGCCAAATTTCGGACCGAATTTCTATCAACCAGGTTTTGGACAACCAGGTCCAGGCTTTGGACCTCAAGCAGCTCCGAATAGGGGAGGGCAAGCTGTTTCCAATAGAGGAGGAAATCAAGGACCTCCAGGAAATCAAGGTAACAAGGGAGGCAACAAAGGAAATCAAGGTCAAAAAGTGACCTTCTTCCCTTGCGGAAATCGACTTTTACGTGAAGAACGCATCGTTGGAGGACCTCCAGGTCGTGGCAAGACATGGAATGGCTTTATAAACGTCAAAAACGCCAATCGCAGACCTCCGCTAACAATCACGCTCATTTTTGACTTTCCCACGACTCTTACTGTGGATCCATATGACGGTCAAGTTGATCGTAAGAGCAAAGGAGCTTATTGGCGAATCAATGTCAAACCGGAAGTACATATTGTTCACTTTACGGTTAAGGGGCGGGGGCACGAACCCCTTCCAAGTGTCACTTCCATGCGATTCAAGGGCATTGAGAAGTGTATGGCTCCCGTTCACTGGGAAGAAAATGCCGATGTTAAAGAAATGGTTGCTCCCCCGCCTCCATCTCCCGATTGGGACTCAGATCCAGATCTTCCTGACGAGCCAATTATTCAACCTGTCATCACGACAACTACTCCACGCCCAAAACCCGCTTCCGAATGTGGCGTTCGTCAAATTTCGAAACAAGCTTATGTCACAAATGGATATGCTTCTGTGCCCGGAGATTGGCCTTGGCATGCAGCCATGTACCACAAACAATCGCGAACTTTGAGCTACAAGTGTGGCGGTACACTGATTTCGAATAAACATGTCTTAACAGCCGCTCATTGTCTTTACTCAAGTGGGTCACCAATCATTCCGGAACGGGTGATAATTCAACTTGGCAAGTATAATCTCGAGTTCAACGATGTCAATACGGTCGAGTATCAAGTGTACGAGATAAAGATTCACGACAAATACTCAAACTTTGATTTCAACGATGACATTGGCTTGTTGAAATTGGCACAAGAAGTCGAGTTTACGAATTATATTCAACCGGCTTGTTTATGGAAACCGGAAAAATCGGATTTAGCGACAGTCGTTAACCGACCAGGATATGTCTGTGGATGGGGACTTGCGGAAGACGACGAACTTTCGGATATTTTGACGGAAGCAACGATGCCAGTTGTGGATTTCTTCGCGTGTCTCGAAAGTAACCGAGATTTCTTTGGACCAGTTTTGTCGCAATTTAATTATTGCGCTGGATACAAAAATGGAACCAGTGTTTGTAATGGAGATTCAG gAGGCGGCATGTTCTTCTCGGAAGGCGGCGTTTGGCATATTCGCGGAATTGTGTCCTTCAGTGCAATCAGAGAGGATAGAAATGTGTGCAATCCATTGGAATATGTGATTTTCACGGACGTTGCCAAGTATTTACCATGGATACaagaaaatatgtaa
- the LOC134837619 gene encoding proclotting enzyme-like, giving the protein MITKFLVLATFVVAIHAQLLGLNLNLNTQPQTYQQMQQQMQQQMQQRPSFDTRPRPASDSSETQYHYPCHGDIVQMTRPGGQLTAATNYWNGRVDLTDYEYLKAIKLVIRVDQAAEITVDPEVGYVSGPKTGKVFRVTYEGAPPDVNEVHFHIRGLQSKLFPNLVSLYLNNREICKNPTSIVNNLSGTLTNLGNAGGQLTGGLTDTLGVGGLSGGLFGVPAGTNYNNAGSRPQNVRTTTTTRKPSTSRTTTPAIATCGKRQITQSAYITNGYEVRPGDFPWHAALYHKGTRSSSYKCGGTLINKQTVITAAHCLYSNGRPIVPDKVSIQLGKHNLNIFDANTVEYQVFKLIIHPEYSPIDLQDDIALVRLDNVVEFTQFIFPACLWKAEKKALENVIGRKGSVVGWGLTEDDGLAEVLNAGTMPVVGFLECLESDRDFFGPFLSDFNYCAGYRNGTSVCNGDSGGGMFFQENGLWTLRGLVSFSSVREDRDVCNPENFVIFTDVAKYLDWIEENM; this is encoded by the exons atgataaCGAAATTTTTGGTTCTGGCGACTTTTGTCGTCGCGATTCACGCGCAATTATTGGGACTTAACTTGAATTTGAACACACAACCGCAAACTTACCAGCAAATGCAGCAACAGATGCAACAACAAATGCAACAAAGACCTTCCTTCGATACTCGACCACGTCCTGCAAGTGACAGCTCGGAGACACAATATCACTATCCGTGTCACGGAGACATTGTTCAAATGACTCGTCCTGGAGGGCAACTCACTGCAGCGACGAATTATTGGAATGGTCGCGTTGATTTGACGGATTACGAGTACTTGAAAGCCATTAAACTCGTAATTCGTGTCGATCAAGCGGCAGAAATCACTGTAGATCCCGAAGTTGGTTACGTAAGCGGACCAAAGACGGGAAAAGTCTTTCGAGTGACGTACGAAGGAGCGCCTCCAGACGTGAATGAAGTGCATTTTCACATTAGAGGACTTCAGAGCAAACTTTTTCCGAATTTGGTGTcactttatttgaataatcGGGAGATTTGTAAAAATCCAACGTcg atCGTCAACAACCTTTCGGGAACACTAACGAACCTTGGAAATGCTGGAGGACAATTAACCGGAGGCTTAACTGACACCCTTGGCGTTGGAGGACTCTCTGGCGGGCTTTTTGGAGTTCCAGCAGGAACTAAT tacaataATGCCGGTTCGAGACCTCAAAACGTAAGAACAACCACAACGACCCGTAAACCATCGACTTCGAGGACAACAACGCCCGCAATCGCTACTTGCGGAAAGCGACAAATTACTCAGTCAGCGTATATTACCAACGGATATGAAGTTCGCCCGGGAGATTTTCCGTGGCATGCAGCTTTGTATCATAAGGGAACACG atCTTCTTCTTACAAATGTGGCGGAACTTTGATCAATAAACAAACTGTCATCACAGCAGCTCATTGTTTATATTCCAATGGACGTCCGATAGTTCCCGATAAAGTCAGCATTCAACTCGGAAAAcacaatttaaacatttttgacgcCAATACGGTCGAATATCAAGTCTTTAAACTCATCATTCACCCCGAATATTCGCCAATTGACTTGCAAGACGACATCGCTCTCGTTCGTTTGGACAACGTCGTCGAATTTACTCAATTTATATTTCCCGCTTGTTTGTGGAAAGCCGAGAAAAAAGCACTTGAGAACGTCATTGGGCGCAAAGGAAGTGTCGTTGGCTGGGGTTTGACGGAAGACGATGGCTTGGCGGAAGTTTTGAACGCTGGCACGATGCCCGTCGTTGGATTCCTCGAGTGTCTCGAGAGTGACAGAGACTTTTTCGGACCATTTTTGTCGGACTTTAATTACTGCGCGGGATACAGAAATG gtacAAGTGTGTGCAATGGAGACTCCGGAGGAGGCATGTTCTTCCAAGAAAACGGGTTATGGACACTCCGAGGCTTGGTTTCGTTCAGTTCTGTTCGTGAAGACCGCGATGTTTGCAATCCGGAGAACTTTGTGATATTCACTGACGTAGCGAAATACTTGGATTGGATCGAAGAAAATATGTAA
- the LOC134834972 gene encoding ras-related protein Rab-39B, producing the protein MEPILFDYQFRLILIGDSTVGKSSLLKYFTDSKFTEMSDPTVGVDFFAHLIEVGDGTRVKLQLWDTAGQERFRSITKSYYRNSIGVLLVYDITNHASFEHIPLWMMEAKRHIEPHRPVFALIGCKADLVANGVRREVTTEEARAFAEQHQLHFIETSSRTGVNVREAFTAVTQEIYNRIQSGEYKIEDGYDGIKQGFPRPNSLEFNLVMAEPAKSGCC; encoded by the exons atggAGCCAATTTTGTTCGACTATCAATTCCGTTTGATCCTCATCGGGGACAGCACCGTGGGGAAATCGAGtcttttgaagtattttacaGACTCAAAGTTCACAGAGATGTCCGATCCGACAGTCGGAGTGGATTTTTTTGCGCATCTAATAGAAGTCGGTGACGGTACGCGAGTCAAGCTGCAATTATGGGACACAGCTG GTCAAGAACGATTTCGGTCAATTACCAAAAGTTATTATCGTAACTCGATCGGGGTGCTGCTTGTTTACGACATCACAAATCACGCAAGTTTTGAGCACATTCCGTTGTGGATGATGGAAGCGAAGCGACACATTGAGCCGCATCGTCCCGTCTTTGCGCTGATCGGATGCAAGGCAGATTTGGTCGCGAATGGGGTAAGAAGGGAAGTTACCACGGAGGAGGCACGTGCCTTTGCGGAGCAACATCAATTGCATTTTATTGAGACGTCGTCGAGGACGGGCGTGAATGTTCGTGAGGCTTTTACCGCAGTCACGCAGGAGATTTACAACAGAATTCAGTCGGGCGAATATAAAATTGAGGATGGTTATGATGGAATTAAGCAAG gtttcCCTCGACCCAATAGCCTGGAATTCAATCTTGTGATGGCAGAACCTGCCAAATCTGGCTGCTGTTGA
- the LOC134838496 gene encoding methionine-R-sulfoxide reductase B1 isoform X2, whose translation MLKFIRPSIRILEVIKAPQRISPKRIVFKPFQQQNRHFSDNKNKSNAEKMSYSKEELKKRLTPIQYAVTQEAGTERPFSGKYDKHYESGMYRCIVCNEDLFASKTKFDAGCGWPAFNDVLEKGKVKLLPDTSIAGRPRTEVRCSNCNAHLGHVFEDGPPPTRKRYCINSASLDFVPQPPSS comes from the exons atgttaaaatttattcgaccTTCCATACGGATTTTAGAAGTCATCAAAGCGCCGCAACGAATCTCGCCAAAAAGGATCGTTTTCAAGCCTTTCCAGCAACAAAATCGACATTTTTCAG ataacaaaaacaaaagcaaCGCGGAAAAAATGTCTTACAGCAAGGAAGAATTAAAGAAGAGACTGACGCCGATACAGTATGCCGTGACACAAGAAGCAGGGACTGAAAGGCCTTTTTCag gaaaataCGACAAACACTACGAATCGGGCATGTACCGCTGCATCGTCTGTAACGAAGAcctttttgcatcaaaaacgaaatttgacGCTGGTTGTGGTTGGCCTGCCTTCAACGATGTCTTAGAAAAAGGCAAAGTCAAGTTGTTGCCGGATACCAGCATTGCAG GTCGTCCACGCACCGAAGTGAGATGCTCCAACTGCAACGCACATTTGGGTCACGTGTTTGAg gaTGGACCTCCGCCAACACGCAAACGCTACTGCATCAATTCCGCTTCATTGGATTTCGTTCCTCAACCGCCTTCTTCGTAA
- the LOC134838496 gene encoding methionine-R-sulfoxide reductase B1 isoform X1, which translates to MLKFIRPSIRILEVIKAPQRISPKRIVFKPFQQQNRHFSDNKNKSNAEKMSYSKEELKKRLTPIQYAVTQEAGTERPFSGKYDKHYESGMYRCIVCNEDLFASKTKFDAGCGWPAFNDVLEKGKVKLLPDTSIAGGNLLLIITGKGRPRTEVRCSNCNAHLGHVFEDGPPPTRKRYCINSASLDFVPQPPSS; encoded by the exons atgttaaaatttattcgaccTTCCATACGGATTTTAGAAGTCATCAAAGCGCCGCAACGAATCTCGCCAAAAAGGATCGTTTTCAAGCCTTTCCAGCAACAAAATCGACATTTTTCAG ataacaaaaacaaaagcaaCGCGGAAAAAATGTCTTACAGCAAGGAAGAATTAAAGAAGAGACTGACGCCGATACAGTATGCCGTGACACAAGAAGCAGGGACTGAAAGGCCTTTTTCag gaaaataCGACAAACACTACGAATCGGGCATGTACCGCTGCATCGTCTGTAACGAAGAcctttttgcatcaaaaacgaaatttgacGCTGGTTGTGGTTGGCCTGCCTTCAACGATGTCTTAGAAAAAGGCAAAGTCAAGTTGTTGCCGGATACCAGCATTGCAG gaggaaatttattattaataattactgGAAAAGGTCGTCCACGCACCGAAGTGAGATGCTCCAACTGCAACGCACATTTGGGTCACGTGTTTGAg gaTGGACCTCCGCCAACACGCAAACGCTACTGCATCAATTCCGCTTCATTGGATTTCGTTCCTCAACCGCCTTCTTCGTAA